Sequence from the Rhodococcus jostii RHA1 genome:
GCCGTACCCGGCCTGGATCACCGCGTCGTACGGTTCCGGGTACGACCGCACCCGGTCCATCACCGCGATCGCGGCGAGGTAGCTCTCGAAGTTTCCTTCGACGGATTCCGCACCGATCTCCGGTGTGAGCCCGACGATCTCGGTGCCGGGTGCCGCGACGGCCTCGGCCTGTTTGGCGATGGCGTCCGTGATGGACGTGGTGGTGTTGACGTTGACGACGAGAATACGCATCGAAAGCTCCTGTCAGTGGTCGCCGTGGCCGCTGTCCACGGCGATGGACTCGCCGGACACGTCCACGTACCGCCGGGTGCGGTCGCCGACGACCGCGTAGATGGCCGCCGCCAGGCCGGCGCCGATGAACCACGAGAACGGGGCGACGAGATGGAAGGCGGGGACGATCGCGAACAGGGTGCTGACGAGCGCGGCGGGAACGAGGGCATAGATCGCCCGAAGGTTGAATCCCTTGCGGTAGTAGTAAGTTCCGGTCGGACCGTCCGAGTAGAGGGCGGGTACGTCGACCTTCGTGCGACGGATGAACCAGTAGTCGACGAAGATGATGCCGAACAGCGGGCCGAGGACGGCACCGAGGCCACCGAGGAAGTAGTTGATCACCACCGGGCTGTCGTAGAGATTCCAGGGCAGCAGGACCACGCCGATGCAGGCGCTGATGATGCCGGCCTTGCGGAAGCTGATCTTCTCGGGGGCGAGGTTCGACAGCACGTACGACGGTGCCACGAAGTTCGCCATGACGTTGACGGCCATCGTCACGATCACGAGGGCGAGGCAGGCCAGCGACAGGAACAGGGTGTTCGGGATCGCCGCGACGATGTCGGTGGGGCTGTCGATGATGGTTCCATCGATCTGGAACTGGGCGCCGCACAGGATGAACGCGATGACGGCGAACGCGAGGACGTTGACGAACAGGCCCCAGAAGTTGCCGCGCACGACGGCGGTCTTCGACGGGGAGCGCCGCGAGAAGTCGCAGAAGTTGAGGATCAGGGTGCCGTAGATCGACATCCAGAGGGCCGCGCCTGCGAAGACCTGCCGCCACATCTCCCCACCCGAGGCGGGCTGATCGGACGTCCACGCGATGGAGAAGTCGGTGCGGAACAGCATCCACAGGGCGAGCGAGCCGACCGTGACCAGGATCAGCGGACCGGCCAGGCTTTCGAATCGGCGCACGGCCTCCATCCCGTAGACGAGGACGACGATCTGGATCGCCCAGATCCCGATGAAGCAGATCCATCCGAGGCTGGAGAGTCCGAGGATCGAGTTCTGGTCGAAGCGGTCGAGCGACGGCGCCACGGCGACGAGGAAGATCCGGAAGACGATCGACGCGAGGTAGGTCTGGATTCCGAACCAGACGATCGCGATGACCGCGCGGACGATGGCGGGAATCTGGGCGCCGCGGATTCCGAAACTGATCCGGCTCATCACGGGGAAGGGCACACCCGTCTTCTGGCCCATGAACCCGGCGTAGGTCATCGCGACGCAGACGATGACCGCGCCGATCATGAGCGACAGGATCATGTGGCCGCCACCCAGCCCGAGCGCGAACAGGCCGATGGCGAAGGAGTAGTTGGCGATGTTGTGGACGTCGTTGGTCCACAGCGTGAAGATGCTGTAGCTACCCCAGCGGCGACCCGAGGCCTTCGTTGGCGCCAGGTCCAGGTTGTAGAGTGTGGTACTCGTCTGGGTCGCTGGCGGCGCCGGCGGCGCGACGGTGGTGGTGTGCCGCGAGACTGTGTCGTCTATGAGCATGTGCCTGTCCTTGCGTGGCGGCGAACGAACTTCCGTATCACGGAAAGTTTGTTCCATTGGTCCCTTCGAGTGTGAGCCAGGCAACAGTGGGCGGTCAATGATTTCGGCAGGATATATCTTGGTGCCGTACCGCCTGGAACACGACAAACCCGCTGTAGCACTAGATCTTTCGGACCCATCGCCATGCAAGGGTGCGGCGGCGTCAGGCCAGTCCGCGGCTGAGCAGTCGGCCCCGGGGCGCCTCGTCGAGGTCGATCCGCTTGCCGGCCAGCCAGGTACTGCGCACGACGCCGGCGAGGGCTGCGTGCACGATTACGCCGCGCCGAACCCGGCGATCTCTTTCAGCGCCAGTTCGCGCGTCGACGTCGGATTCCTGGCCGCGCCGTACCCCCAACGTCCCGGACTTTACGGGCCCTGCACGACGCGGGCGTGTTCGAGTCCAAATGAGCTATCAGCGGAATACCGCCCGTCCAAGCCCGTGAAGAAGCTGATCTGTGGTGCGGGGCCGCTTCGGGAGGGAGGTGGGTGGGTGTGGTTGGCGAGTCGAGTCGTTTCTGATGGTAAGGCTTGCGGCAATGATCGACAGCGCGCTCCACTCGCAGCGCGACGAAGTATGCGACGACCAGAAGTGGTTGCCCCACAATTATTTGCGTATGGGAACTCCCATCGCAGTGCACGTGACGGTGTCGCCGTCGAATTCGGTGAGGGTACCCCGGACTTGTCGGACCCCTCTGTCATGATCTGGTGACACCGCGTCGGCATCGGAGCGGTGAAGGCTCCTCGGCCATCAAAGGTGTTGAGTGCGAAGTGAAACGGATTGTCGTGGTCAAGCTCGTCCCCAGTCCTGATCAGTCTGCGGCGCTGGAATCGACGTTGGTGTTGTGCCATGAGGTTGCCAATGAGTTTGCCGGGTGGGCTCACTCGAGGGGATTGCGGTCGCGGCGGGCGTTGCAGGTCGCGCTGTATCCGATGGTGAAGACCCGGGGCCTCTCCGCGCAGCCGGCGTTGCATGTTCTGCGGAAAGTTGCCGACGCGTACACCACCCGGCAGGCGAACCTGAGCAACGGAAACTACGGTCGACCAGGGTCGACTCGGTATACGGCGGTGGCCGGGACCGCGGTCGAGTTCCGGCCGCATGCTGCGCAACCGTTCGACGACAGGTGCCTGTCGTGGCAAGTGGATTCCTCGACTGTGTCGATCTGGACCACGGCGGGCCGGATGCGGGGTGTGCGGTTCGTGTGCGCGCCGTGGCAACGCACACTCCTGGCCGCCCGTAAGGGGGAAACGGACCTCGTCTACCGCGACGGCCTGTTCTACCTGTATGCCACTGTCGACGAACCCGCACCGGAACCGGTCGAGCCGCCGGACACCGCCGCTGGCTGGTTGGGTGTGGATCTGGGGATCGTGAACCTCGCTGTCACCACTGACGACGATCCGACCGCCCTCGACGTGCGGTGGTCCGCCGGGGCAGTGACGGCGCGCCGAAAGAAGAACGCCGCGATGCGCGCAAGTTTGCAGCGAGTCGGCACGAAATCAGCGAAACGGAAATTGAAGACACGGCGACGAAAGGAACAGCGGTTCGCCACCGACATCAACCATCAACTGTCGAAAACTATTGTTGCCCGAGCACAACGCACCGGTCGTGGGATCGCGATACGCGATAGAAGACCTGTCAGGTATCCGCGACCGGGTACGGCTAGCCCGACGGCAACGGACCCAACTCCACTCGTGGGGATACGCCCAGCTACGGGCACAGATCACCTACAAAGCCGAGAGGGCTGGGGTGCCCGTCGCTGTCGTCGACCCCCGGAACACATCGCGGACCTGCTCACAATGCGGGTACTGCGACAAAGCGAACCGGGTCTCGCAAGCAACATTCCGATGCCGATACTGCCAGTGGACCGGTCACGCCGACCACAATGCGGCCCGCAACATCGCCGCACTCGGACATCGCACCTACAGGGCCGCCCAATCAACCGCGCCCATAGCAGCCACCCCTCCCACAGCCAGTGGGAACGTGAGCAGCAAACCCGGCCCCTCACGGCCGAGTAGTTGATATGCTTCCTATTGCACTCGACGAGTTGCCACCGTTAACCGACGTACGCCTGATCGGCGGCGACCCGGCGTTTGACGTCCAGTGCCGCGACGTCGACGGTCGGCGGGATGCTGTTGAGCGGCATGTCGACGATCGTGGTCACCCCGCCTGCGGCCGCGGCCCGGGTCGCGCTCGCGAACCCCTCCCACTCGGTGCGGCCCGGTTCGTTGACGTGCACGTGCGTGTCGACGAGACCGGGGATCAGCACCTCGTCGTCGCCCAGTTCGACCACGACCTCGGCGTCGAGTTGGGCGCCGAACGGTTCGATGACGACGATCCGGCCGTCCCGCACACCCACGCAGCGGGCGACCTCCCCCGCCGCGGTGATCACCCGCGGGGCGCGGAACAGCAGGTCGAGCCGGTCAGACATCGTGTTCACCACCTGCGTCGGCAACGCTGCGCACCGCCGCCGCCACGGCCGGGGCGACTGCGGCATCGAACACACTCGGCACGATGTACGTCGGGTTGAGTTCCGACGGAGACACCGAATCGGAGATCGCGCGGGCGGCCGCGATGAGCATGTCGTCGGTGATCTCGACGGCGTGCGCGTCGAGCAGGCCCCGGACCACGCCCGGGAACGCGAGCACGTTGTTGATCTGATTCGGGAAGTCCGACCGTCCGGTCGCGACGACGGCCGCGTGCCTGCCGGCGGCGACGGGATCGACCTCGGGCACCGGATTCGCGAGGGCGAACACGATCGAGTCGGGACCCATCGTCTCGATGTCGTCGCCGGTCAGGATGTCCGGCGCCGAGACACCGATGAACACGTCCGCGCCGACCACTGCGTCCCGCAGCGATCCGGACCGCGCTTCCGGGTTGGTGTTGTTCGCGATCCAGGACCGGAACGAGTCGGATGTGTCGTCGGGCGAGAGGATTCCGTTCCGCCCGCACGCCACGATGTTCGTCGCCCCCTGCGCGACCAGCAGGCGGATGATCGCGTGTCCGGCGGCGCCGACACCCGACACCACGATCTTCACCGTGTCGAGGCTCTTCTCGACCACCCGCAGGGCGTTGGTCAGCGCGGCGAGAACCACGATGGCGGTGCCGTGCTGATCGTCGTGGAACACCGGGATGTCCAGCATGTCGCGGAGCCGTGCCTCGATCTCGAAGCAGCGTGGGGCGGAGATGTCCTCGAGGTTGATTCCGCCGTACACCGGTGCGAGGGCCCGGACGATCTCGACGATCGCGTCCGTGTCCTGGGTGTCCAGGCAGACCGGCCACGCGTCCACGTCCGCGAACTGCTTGAACAGGGCCGCCTTGCCCTCCATCACGGGAATCGACGCGGCGGCGCCGATGTTGCCCAGCCCCAGCACGGCCGAGCCGTCGGTGACGACCGCGACGGTGTTGCGCTTGATCGTCAGCCGCCGCACGTCCTCGGGGTTCTCCGCGATCGCGGTGCAGACCCGGGCGACGCCGGGGGTGTACGCGCGGGACAGGTCGTCGCGGTGCTTGAGCGGAACCTTCGGCACCACTTCGAGTTTCCCGCCGAGATGGAGCAGGAACGTGCGGTCACTGACCTTGCCGACCACGACGCCGGGCACGTCGGCGATCGCGGACGCGATCTGCTCGGCGTGCTCGACGTCGGAGGCGTCGCACGTCACGTCGATGACCATGTGGTCGGGGTGGCTCTCCACCACGTCCAACGCGGTCATGGCGCCCTTCACGGAGGCCACCGCCCCCGCGAGAGTCGAGGTGGTACCTGCGCCGACCGGGGCCGTGACGCGAACGGTGATGGAGTAACCGGGACTGGGATTGGGCATGCGTGTTTCCTCGGGTTCGTCAGGTAGGGGTGGAGAGCGCGCCGGTGCTCGGACTAGCGC
This genomic interval carries:
- a CDS encoding NCS1 family nucleobase:cation symporter-1 yields the protein MLIDDTVSRHTTTVAPPAPPATQTSTTLYNLDLAPTKASGRRWGSYSIFTLWTNDVHNIANYSFAIGLFALGLGGGHMILSLMIGAVIVCVAMTYAGFMGQKTGVPFPVMSRISFGIRGAQIPAIVRAVIAIVWFGIQTYLASIVFRIFLVAVAPSLDRFDQNSILGLSSLGWICFIGIWAIQIVVLVYGMEAVRRFESLAGPLILVTVGSLALWMLFRTDFSIAWTSDQPASGGEMWRQVFAGAALWMSIYGTLILNFCDFSRRSPSKTAVVRGNFWGLFVNVLAFAVIAFILCGAQFQIDGTIIDSPTDIVAAIPNTLFLSLACLALVIVTMAVNVMANFVAPSYVLSNLAPEKISFRKAGIISACIGVVLLPWNLYDSPVVINYFLGGLGAVLGPLFGIIFVDYWFIRRTKVDVPALYSDGPTGTYYYRKGFNLRAIYALVPAALVSTLFAIVPAFHLVAPFSWFIGAGLAAAIYAVVGDRTRRYVDVSGESIAVDSGHGDH
- a CDS encoding NAD-dependent malic enzyme; protein product: MPNPSPGYSITVRVTAPVGAGTTSTLAGAVASVKGAMTALDVVESHPDHMVIDVTCDASDVEHAEQIASAIADVPGVVVGKVSDRTFLLHLGGKLEVVPKVPLKHRDDLSRAYTPGVARVCTAIAENPEDVRRLTIKRNTVAVVTDGSAVLGLGNIGAAASIPVMEGKAALFKQFADVDAWPVCLDTQDTDAIVEIVRALAPVYGGINLEDISAPRCFEIEARLRDMLDIPVFHDDQHGTAIVVLAALTNALRVVEKSLDTVKIVVSGVGAAGHAIIRLLVAQGATNIVACGRNGILSPDDTSDSFRSWIANNTNPEARSGSLRDAVVGADVFIGVSAPDILTGDDIETMGPDSIVFALANPVPEVDPVAAGRHAAVVATGRSDFPNQINNVLAFPGVVRGLLDAHAVEITDDMLIAAARAISDSVSPSELNPTYIVPSVFDAAVAPAVAAAVRSVADAGGEHDV